The following are from one region of the Bradyrhizobium septentrionale genome:
- a CDS encoding DUF2312 domain-containing protein, protein MSDITIPGGKIRSFVERIENLDTEIQELSEQKKEVFSEAKGEGFDVKILKEIIKLRKQDQDERDERESLLDLYMRAMETAPADKAAKAA, encoded by the coding sequence ATGTCTGACATCACCATTCCCGGCGGAAAAATTCGTTCCTTCGTCGAGCGGATCGAGAACCTGGACACTGAAATCCAGGAACTGAGCGAGCAGAAGAAGGAAGTTTTTTCGGAGGCGAAGGGCGAGGGTTTCGACGTGAAGATCCTCAAGGAGATCATCAAGCTGCGCAAACAGGACCAGGACGAGCGCGACGAGCGCGAATCCCTGCTCGATCTCTATATGCGCGCGATGGAGACCGCGCCGGCAGACAAGGCTGCGAAAGCGGCGTGA
- a CDS encoding lysozyme inhibitor LprI family protein, with translation MDKAEGVSTTMLACGKAEIDKWDARLNAAYQALLAKSKGEAHAQLQTEQRAWLKHHLGETHRLAADPNNGSVAFVDSQAFELKDITDRTLLLEKRANASR, from the coding sequence ATGGACAAGGCCGAAGGGGTGTCAACGACGATGCTCGCGTGCGGCAAGGCTGAAATCGACAAGTGGGACGCCAGGCTCAACGCCGCTTATCAAGCGCTTCTCGCAAAGTCGAAGGGCGAGGCGCACGCGCAATTGCAGACCGAGCAGCGGGCCTGGCTGAAGCATCATCTGGGTGAAACCCATCGCCTCGCCGCGGACCCCAACAACGGGTCCGTCGCGTTCGTCGACTCCCAGGCGTTCGAATTGAAGGACATCACCGACCGCACGCTGCTTCTTGAAAAGCGTGCCAACGCCTCGCGGTAG
- a CDS encoding ImmA/IrrE family metallo-endopeptidase, translating to MNHRRDHEDEDIERVARDARRALGIEFTLKPDMITAVFKAKYLGFLKGYVRIPDADMPDDLAAFDPETGILSLQESTFTAANEVLGNPPGRKRARFTIAHEFGHVFLGHKKTRHRNISGRKIEKIAAPIVRDERDADRFAAAFLAPSYLVENPLLVSDRDMADKFDISQTASSIRLDVLQRIYRRTHGIPRPIPESIYEFLTDAAKRGAKVTSLEAENKRRIAEAKARGKGK from the coding sequence ATGAATCATCGCCGTGATCATGAGGACGAAGACATCGAGCGTGTAGCGCGAGATGCAAGGAGGGCATTGGGGATCGAGTTCACCCTAAAGCCCGACATGATCACGGCGGTATTCAAAGCTAAGTATCTGGGCTTCCTAAAGGGCTACGTCCGCATTCCGGATGCGGACATGCCGGACGACCTAGCTGCTTTTGATCCAGAAACGGGCATCCTCAGTCTGCAGGAGAGTACGTTTACCGCTGCCAACGAAGTGCTAGGCAATCCACCGGGACGTAAGCGCGCCCGCTTTACGATTGCGCATGAGTTTGGACATGTGTTTCTTGGCCACAAGAAGACGCGTCATCGAAATATCTCCGGACGCAAGATAGAGAAAATTGCAGCCCCAATTGTTCGCGACGAACGCGACGCAGATCGATTTGCCGCGGCCTTTCTCGCGCCGTCTTACTTGGTAGAGAATCCACTGTTGGTCTCTGACCGCGACATGGCTGACAAATTTGATATTAGCCAGACTGCGTCATCAATTCGCCTTGACGTACTCCAGCGGATATACCGACGCACCCACGGTATCCCTCGACCTATCCCCGAAAGCATCTATGAGTTTTTAACGGACGCAGCGAAGCGCGGAGCCAAGGTCACCAGCCTTGAAGCCGAAAATAAGCGGCGCATTGCTGAAGCGAAGGCTCGCGGAAAGGGGAAGTGA
- a CDS encoding vitamin B12-dependent ribonucleotide reductase, with the protein MRIDRRNTTSGQSPYAGINFRLTTSEIRNPDGSVVFRAENVEVPEFWSQVASDVLAQKYFRKAGVAARLKKVEEETVPSWLWRSVPDTEALSLLPENERIVGETSAKQVFDRLAGCWTYWGWKGGYFSTEEDALAFFDELRFQLAKQMVAPNSPQWFNTGLHWAYGVDGPGQGHYYVDWKTGKLTKSKSAYEHPQPHACFIQGVGDDLVNEGGIMDLWVREARLFKYGSGTGSNFSSLRGEGEKLSGGGRSSGLMSFLKIGDRAAGAIKSGGTTRRAAKMVVVDADHPDIETYIDWKVKEEQKVAALVTGSKINQKHLKAVMKACVNCEGSGDDCFDPEKNPALRREIKLARRSLVPDNYIKRVIQFAKQGYKDISFDIYDTDWDSEAYLTVSGQNSNNSVSLKDDFLRAVETDGDWNLVGRTTKKVTKTLKARDLWEKIGYAAWASADPGLHFNTTMNDWHTCKASGDIRASNPCSEYMFLDDTACNLASANLLTFYNTSTKRFDIESYEHLCRLWTVVLEISVMMAQFPSKAIAELSYEFRTLGLGFANIGGLLMTMGLPYDSKEGRSLCGALTAVMTGISYKTSAEMAAELGTFPGYKKNAAHMLRVIRNHRRAAHGNAGGYEALAVNPVPLDHASCPQADIVAHAKLAWDDALALGEVNGYRNAQTTVVAPTGTIGLVMDCDTTGIEPDFALVKFKKLAGGGYFKIINQAVPAALRALGYRESEIAEIEAYAVGHGSLSNAPGINASTLKTKGFTDEAIAKVEKALPTAFDIKFAFNKWTFGEDFIRDTLGIGSEAIAAPGFDLLSAVGFTKREIEAANVHICGAMTVEGAPHLKAEHYPVFDCANPCGKIGKRYLSVESHIRMMAASQPFISGAISKTINMPNDATVEDCKSAYLLSWKLALKANALYRDGSKLSQPLNSQLISDDEDEDDAVEALYEKPMAARAAQVSEKIVEKLVERIIVMREREKMPDRRKGYTQKAVVGGHKVYLRTGEYDDGRLGEIFIDMHKEGAALRSFINNFAIAVSLGLQYGVPLEEYVDAFTFTRFEPAGPVQGNDSIKYATSILDYVFRELAVSYMSRFDLAHVDPNESGFDALGKGVEEGKEPDEAPTHQATKYVSKGLTRSRTDNLVVMRGGSSAVSGNADNAPAGGSRVTALAPHGATARGVSDTIEGAVALKQEVSHDLSPTEKLEALNWSKAGTAAAAAPSKAERRAEAKAKGYEGEMCSECGNFTLVRNGTCMKCDTCGSTTGCS; encoded by the coding sequence ATGCGAATCGATCGGCGCAATACCACCAGCGGACAATCTCCCTATGCCGGGATCAATTTCCGCCTGACCACATCAGAGATCCGCAATCCGGACGGCTCGGTCGTGTTCCGCGCCGAGAACGTCGAGGTGCCGGAGTTCTGGTCGCAGGTCGCCTCCGACGTGCTGGCGCAGAAGTATTTCCGCAAGGCCGGCGTTGCCGCGCGCCTGAAGAAGGTCGAGGAAGAGACCGTGCCGTCCTGGCTGTGGCGTTCGGTGCCCGACACCGAGGCGCTTAGCCTGCTGCCCGAGAACGAGCGCATCGTCGGCGAGACCAGCGCAAAACAGGTGTTCGATCGCCTCGCCGGCTGCTGGACCTATTGGGGCTGGAAGGGCGGCTACTTCTCCACGGAAGAAGACGCCCTCGCCTTCTTCGACGAGTTGCGCTTCCAGCTCGCAAAACAGATGGTCGCGCCGAACTCGCCGCAGTGGTTCAACACCGGACTGCATTGGGCCTATGGCGTCGATGGCCCCGGCCAGGGCCACTATTACGTGGACTGGAAGACCGGCAAGCTGACCAAGTCGAAGTCGGCCTATGAGCATCCGCAGCCGCATGCCTGCTTCATCCAGGGCGTCGGCGACGACCTCGTCAACGAGGGCGGCATCATGGACCTCTGGGTGCGCGAGGCGCGCCTGTTCAAATATGGCTCCGGCACCGGCTCCAACTTCTCCAGCCTGCGCGGCGAAGGCGAAAAGCTCTCCGGCGGCGGCCGCTCGTCCGGCCTGATGAGCTTCCTCAAGATCGGCGACCGCGCCGCGGGCGCGATCAAGTCGGGCGGCACCACCCGCCGCGCCGCCAAGATGGTCGTGGTCGATGCCGATCACCCTGACATCGAGACCTATATCGACTGGAAGGTGAAGGAGGAGCAGAAGGTCGCAGCGCTCGTCACCGGCTCCAAGATCAACCAGAAGCACCTCAAGGCCGTGATGAAGGCCTGCGTGAACTGCGAAGGCAGTGGCGACGATTGCTTCGATCCCGAGAAGAACCCTGCCCTGCGCCGCGAGATCAAGCTCGCACGCCGCAGCCTCGTGCCCGACAACTACATCAAGCGCGTCATCCAGTTTGCCAAGCAGGGCTACAAGGACATCTCGTTCGACATTTACGACACCGACTGGGATTCCGAAGCGTATCTGACCGTCTCCGGCCAGAACTCCAACAACTCGGTCTCGCTGAAGGACGACTTCCTGCGTGCGGTGGAAACCGACGGCGACTGGAATCTCGTCGGACGCACCACCAAGAAGGTGACCAAGACGCTGAAGGCCCGCGACCTCTGGGAGAAGATCGGTTACGCCGCCTGGGCCTCCGCCGATCCCGGCCTGCACTTCAACACCACGATGAACGACTGGCACACCTGCAAGGCGTCCGGCGACATCCGCGCGTCCAATCCGTGCTCGGAATACATGTTCCTGGACGACACGGCGTGCAATCTGGCCTCGGCCAACCTGCTGACGTTCTACAACACCTCGACCAAGCGCTTCGACATCGAGTCCTACGAGCACCTCTGCCGGCTCTGGACCGTCGTGCTGGAAATCTCGGTCATGATGGCCCAGTTCCCGTCGAAGGCGATCGCCGAGCTGTCCTACGAATTCCGCACCCTCGGCCTCGGTTTTGCAAACATCGGCGGCCTGCTGATGACCATGGGCCTGCCCTATGACTCGAAGGAAGGCCGCTCGCTGTGCGGCGCGCTGACCGCTGTGATGACCGGCATCTCCTACAAGACCTCGGCCGAGATGGCCGCGGAACTGGGCACCTTCCCGGGCTACAAGAAGAACGCCGCGCACATGCTGCGCGTGATCCGCAACCACCGCCGCGCCGCCCACGGCAACGCCGGTGGTTACGAGGCGCTCGCCGTCAACCCGGTGCCGCTCGATCATGCCTCCTGCCCGCAAGCCGACATCGTCGCGCACGCCAAGCTGGCGTGGGACGACGCACTGGCGCTCGGTGAAGTCAACGGCTATCGCAACGCCCAGACCACCGTGGTGGCGCCGACCGGCACCATCGGCCTCGTGATGGATTGCGACACCACCGGCATCGAGCCTGATTTTGCGCTGGTGAAGTTCAAGAAGCTCGCCGGCGGCGGCTACTTCAAGATCATCAACCAGGCGGTGCCGGCGGCGCTGCGCGCGCTCGGCTATCGCGAGAGCGAGATCGCCGAGATCGAAGCCTATGCCGTCGGCCACGGCTCGCTGTCCAATGCGCCCGGGATCAACGCCTCGACCTTGAAGACCAAGGGCTTCACCGATGAAGCCATCGCCAAGGTCGAGAAGGCGCTGCCGACCGCGTTCGACATCAAGTTCGCCTTCAACAAGTGGACCTTCGGCGAGGACTTCATTCGCGACACGCTCGGCATCGGCTCCGAGGCCATTGCTGCGCCGGGCTTCGACCTCCTCTCAGCGGTTGGCTTCACCAAACGCGAGATCGAAGCCGCCAACGTGCACATCTGCGGCGCGATGACGGTCGAAGGCGCGCCACACCTGAAGGCCGAGCACTATCCCGTGTTCGACTGCGCCAATCCCTGCGGCAAGATCGGCAAGCGTTATCTCTCGGTCGAGAGCCACATAAGGATGATGGCGGCTTCCCAGCCGTTCATCTCGGGCGCGATCTCCAAGACCATCAACATGCCGAACGACGCCACGGTGGAGGACTGCAAGTCCGCTTACCTGCTGTCGTGGAAGCTGGCACTGAAGGCCAACGCGCTCTACCGCGACGGTTCAAAACTGTCGCAGCCGCTCAACTCGCAGCTCATCTCCGACGATGAGGACGAGGACGATGCGGTCGAAGCGCTCTACGAGAAGCCGATGGCGGCGCGTGCCGCCCAGGTCTCGGAGAAGATCGTCGAGAAGCTGGTCGAGCGCATCATCGTGATGCGCGAGCGCGAGAAGATGCCCGATCGCCGCAAGGGTTACACCCAGAAGGCTGTTGTCGGCGGCCACAAGGTCTATCTGCGCACCGGCGAATATGACGACGGACGGCTCGGCGAGATCTTCATCGACATGCACAAGGAAGGCGCCGCACTCCGCTCCTTCATCAACAACTTCGCGATCGCGGTCTCACTCGGTCTGCAATACGGCGTGCCGCTGGAAGAATATGTCGACGCCTTCACCTTCACCCGCTTCGAGCCCGCGGGTCCGGTGCAAGGCAACGACTCGATCAAGTACGCGACCTCGATCCTCGACTATGTCTTCCGCGAGCTCGCGGTGAGCTATATGAGCCGCTTCGACCTGGCCCATGTCGATCCGAACGAAAGCGGCTTCGACGCGCTCGGCAAGGGCGTCGAGGAAGGCAAGGAACCGGATGAGGCCCCCACCCACCAGGCGACGAAGTACGTGTCGAAGGGCTTGACCCGTTCGCGCACCGACAACCTCGTCGTCATGCGCGGCGGCTCGTCCGCAGTCAGCGGCAACGCCGACAACGCGCCCGCCGGCGGCAGCCGCGTCACGGCGCTGGCTCCGCACGGCGCAACCGCCCGCGGCGTCTCCGACACCATCGAAGGCGCGGTTGCCCTGAAGCAGGAGGTCAGCCACGACCTCTCGCCGACCGAGAAGCTCGAGGCGCTGAACTGGAGCAAGGCCGGCACCGCCGCAGCCGCAGCACCGTCCAAGGCCGAGCGCCGGGCCGAAGCGAAGGCCAAAGGCTACGAAGGCGAGATGTGCTCGGAGTGCGGCAACTTCACGCTGGTGCGGAATGGGACCTGCATGAAGTGCGATACGTGCGGAAGCACGACGGGGTGTTCGTGA